Proteins encoded within one genomic window of Triticum aestivum cultivar Chinese Spring chromosome 2D, IWGSC CS RefSeq v2.1, whole genome shotgun sequence:
- the LOC542900 gene encoding 60S acidic ribosomal protein P2A: protein MKFIAAYLLAYLSGNASPSAEDLTSILESVGCEIDNEKMELMLSQVKGKDITELLAAGREKFAAVPSGGGGVAVSAAAPAAGGAAAPAAESKKEEKVVEKEESDDDMGFSLFD, encoded by the exons ATGAAGTTCATTGCTGCCTATCTGCTTGCTTACCTCTCTGGCAACGCCAGCCCCTCTGCAGAGGACCTGACATCCATTCTTGAGTCAG TTGGTTGTGAAATTGACAATGAGAAGATGGAACTCATGCTGTCCCAAGTGAAGGGCAAGGACATCACCGAGCTCTTGGCTGCTGGTAGGGAGAAGTTTGCTGCGGTTCcatctggtggtggtggtgtggctGTTTCAGCTGCTGCCCCTGCTGCTGGAGGTGCTGCTGCCCCTGCAGCTGAGTCAAAGAAAGAAGAGAAGGTCGTGGAGAAGGAAGAGAGTGATGAT GACATGGGCTTCAGTCTGTTCGACTAA
- the LOC123053232 gene encoding uncharacterized protein, producing the protein MDVDRQETMEETILVGDDLMRGPPSPVVPKEIASHVLEGVELCDGILKNLFLCLQINDIEPFCQDEIVLYKQCAEKRDKEIRERLQDSEYKLGFSMPLEDAKERVTQLQSELTLLERRMILASGLPGMEGFRQRWSLHGQLGDTRKRLEALNSGMAKRESPSPPGEGTTPAVKKRWFF; encoded by the exons ATGGATG TCGATCGACAAGAAACGATGGAAGAGACCATTCTCGTCGGTGATGATCTTATGCGTGGGCCACCTTCCCCTGTCGTACCGAAAGAGATTGCATCCCATGTCCTTGAAGGTGTTGAGCTTTGTGATGGTATCCTGAAGAATCTTTTCCTAT GCTTGCAAATCAATGATATTGAGCCATTTTGTCAAGATGAGATTGTGCTATACAAACAATGTGCTGAGAAAAGG GATAAGGAAATAAGGGAACGACTGCAGGATAGTGAATATAAATTAGGTTTCTCGATGCCCCTCGAAGATGCAAAGGAAAGAGTCACTCAACTCCAATCAGAACTCACACTGCTCGAAAG GCGCATGATTCTTGCTAGTGGTCTTCCGGGTATGGAAGGATTTCGCCAACGATGGAGCTTGCATGGACAGCTCGGCGATACAAG GAAAAGGTTGGAGGCGCTGAACAGTGGGATGGCAAAAAGAGAGAGCCCAAGTCCTCCAGGCGAAGGCACAACACCTGCAGTTAAGAAGAGGTGGTTCTTTTAG